A single Ctenopharyngodon idella isolate HZGC_01 chromosome 22, HZGC01, whole genome shotgun sequence DNA region contains:
- the camk1gb gene encoding calcium/calmodulin-dependent protein kinase IGb isoform X3: MGRKEGDYDWKKSTDNIQDVFEFMDVLGTGAFSEVFMVKERKTGKLFAMKCVKKKNKRDINLENEIAVLRKIKHDNVVCLEDFYESRTHYYLVMQLVSGGELFDRILDRGMFSELDASQVIKQVLEAVSYLHKNGIVHRDLKPENLLYYSPDENSKIMISDFGLSKMEDHGIMSTACGTPGYVAPEVLAQKPYSKAVDCWSIGVITYILLCGYPPFYEETETRLFSKIMKAQYEFDSPFWDEISDSAKDFIRNMMQKNPKMRYDTEQALRHPWIIGKTARSQDIYHSVSEQIQKNFAKSKWKRAFNATVAIRQMKKLQLAHSQTCLKQIPPTVPEIKVIATSTPESVRKKLFAETPEQNGSVPSNQMNLPSSSTESKSQYHPVRVSHSETTHVGTLTIAEKGKHVYHSEPADLNGYAKRSSNRNGQNLQTGVCSVM, translated from the exons GGGAGCGTTCTCAGAGGTCTTCATGGTGAAGGAGAGGAAAACAGGGAAGCTTTTTGCTATGAAGTgtgtgaagaagaaaaacaaaagggaCATCAACCTGGAGAACGAAATCGCTGTGTTGCGGAA GATCAAACACGACAATGTGGTTTGCTTGGAGGATTTCTATGAAAGTCGGACACATTACTACCTGGTCATGCAGCT AGTTTCAGGCGGTGAGCTGTTTGACCGGATCCTGGACCGGGGCATGTTCTCAGAGTTGGATGCTAGTCAGGTTATCAAACAGGTGCTGGAGGCAGTCAGCTACCTGCACAAAAACGGCATAGTACATCGTGATCTCAAG CCAGAGAATCTGCTCTACTACAGCCCTGATGAAAACTCCAAGATCATGATCAGTGATTTCGGCCTCTCTAAGATGGAAGACCATGGCATCATGTCCACGGCCTGCGGGACTCCAGGATATGTCG CCCCTGAAGTGTTGGCTCAGAAACCCTACAGCAAAGCTGTTGACTGCTGGTCTATTGGAGTCATCACCTACATCCT TCTCTGTGGATATCCTCCTTTCTACGAAGAAACTGAGACTCGTCTGTTTTCTAAAATCATGAAGGCGCAGTATGAGTTCGACTCGCCCTTCTGGGATGAAATCTCTGACTCTG CAAAGGACTTCATTCGCAACATGATGCAGAAGAATCCTAAGATGCGGTATGATACAGAACAGGCTCTCAGACACCCCTG GATTATAGGAAAGACGGCCCGGAGTCAGGACATCTACCATTCCGTCAGTGAACAGATCCAAAAAAACTTTGCCAAGTCCAAGTGGAAG CGAGCCTTCAACGCTACAGTGGCCATTCGTCAGATGAAGAAGCTGCAGCTGGCCCACTCTCAGACCTGTCTGAAGCAGATCCCTCCAACTGTGCCTGAGATCAAGGTCATCGCAACATCCACACCTGAATCCGTCCGCAAGAAGCTGTTCGCCGAGACCCCCGAACAAAACGGCAGTGTGCCCAGTAATCAGATGAACTTGCCGTCCAGCTCCACCGAGTCAAAGAGTCAGTACCACCCGGTCCGGGTCAGTCACAGCGAGACCACCCATGTTGGGACCCTTACCATTGCAGAGAAGGGCAAACATGTGTATCACTCGGAGCCAGCTGATCTAAATGG GTACGCAAAAAGAAGCTCCAACCGAAACGGGCAGAACCTGCAGACTGGTGTTTGCTCTGTCATGTGA
- the g0s2 gene encoding G0/G1 switch protein 2: MDMHEIIPFAKEMLRSGPSKGCLKVYLVGGTFAVLGMVSGVVQVAASLFPDHEEPDFEMLKVQELITVKEQVQEPQTSIPEDDEMDAAMEAKAKELPMTRQRRMSFRAHAS, encoded by the coding sequence ATGGACATGCATGAGATCATCCCTTTCGCTAAGGAAATGCTGAGGTCCGGTCCCTCCAAGGGTTGCCTGAAGGTCTACCTAGTGGGCGGCACGTTCGCCGTCCTGGGAATGGTGAGCGGCGTGGTGCAGGTTGCCGCTTCCCTCTTCCCTGACCATGAGGAGCCTGATTTTGAGATGCTAAAGGTGCAGGAGCTCATAACCGTAAAAGAGCAGGTCCAGGAGCCACAAACCTCCATCCCTGAAGACGACGAAATGGATGCCGCGATGGAGGCCAAGGCTAAGGAACTGCCCATGACCAGACAGAGGAGGATGAGCTTCAGAGCTCATGCTTCATAA